The stretch of DNA GTTTAAATCCCACTTACAAAGTCGGTGATATCATGATAGTGAAGGATCATGTGAATATGATGGGTTTTGCCGGCAACAATCCTCTTCAAGGACCAAATGACGACAGGTGGGATTTATGTGGAACTGAATCTTTCTTTCTTAGTGTGCACAATGAGAATTAAGTTAAGTTAGACAAGGTCGGGATTCGGGAAAATTTCGAGATGGTGATATCGCAgtttgacaaaaaattaagttgATTCTGCTTTGGAAACGAAAACGGATACAACGCGGCGGAATGAGCTGGTGAAGAAGTTGTAAGAGGATTCGGAGAAAAAGGTGTCAATGGGAGGAAGTAAGAACGATAAGGAGAAACGGGAGAGGCAAGGGGGGGAGGAACAAGGAAGGAAAGGAAGCGGAGAAATACTTTGCTGAGTAAATACGTCAATCAGCTTCTTTATGTCGCCGTGCAAATAGTTCATCAATCCAATTCAAGGGGTTATtccaatgaaataaattaattccattCTTTCTACAAGTCGCCGTTGCCTTcccgcttcttttttttccgagcTCTTCACAAGTCTTTTAAGATCCGACGAGTTTCgacgagttttttttttttttactcgcgGTGCTCGACGGAAGCGGATACGAATTCGTTAACAATGTGAATTTTTACGGCTTTTCTGTCGGATTTGTTAgcgtttctattatttttgaactAGTTGAGGGAAAAACTaagttaagaaaaaattgacattgttatttttagcatttacttcttttttcttaagaTTTGGTCCCCGATTTCCACCCATGAACAAAGCTTACAATGCTGCGCTGAGGGAAATCGGTGAACAAGTAGCCGAGGAAATGGGCATTAAGGGCATCGTGCATAAAGGGGTTTACACGTGTTTGGGTGGACCGAATTTCGAGACAGTGGCGGAGCTGAAAATGTTGAGAATGATCGGAGTCGACGCAGTTGGTACGTTGTTCATTTCTCGATTAATAGGTCTTGTGAATAAGTTAACATTTGGCTTACAAAAAGATCAGTATCCTCATAACAATTCAGAAAGAAATTTCGAACATTTAAATCAGGACAATATGGAATCGCATTAGCTTCTCGCTGTCATTATCGCGAACAACATTCttcaatcattaaaaatatcgaggaaTGTCAATATATGCATGATACTATTAGAGGCATTTAGTGTTTGCGCCTCAACGATATTTGCTTTCATGTCACACCACACGTATATTGATTCACAGATAAGCATTTAGTTTTTCTTGTCACTTACAAAACAGCGTATGATAAATTCATCGTATTTTGCAACTGGATACTTATCTGCATGACGTTGCGTGGGGTAATTGAATCTAGAACAAATAAGGCGTCAGAAAGAGATTGAGAGATGCAAAGTTATAACGATAACATTCCAATGATAAAATAGTATTTGTAAAGTTGTTAAAGATTgcctttaataattttacaaaattatcgcaaaattttgaaaatatatcgcATATTGTTCCATTTCCTCACAATTCCTcgccaatatatttttttatatgtgcatattaattcttttttgcttctttacgtaaatatttttttctacgttTATATAATAGCATATGTGCACTTAGGTATGTCCACGGTTCATGAGGTGATTACTGCCCGGCATTGCGACCTCACTGTGTTCGCATTTAGTCTGATCACTAATCAATGCGTTACTGATTACGAAGATCTCGGCGAGGCAAATCATGAGGAAGTGATGGATGTCGGTAAAGCGCAGCAGTCGCTTCTTCAAGAATTCGTGTCCAAGATCGTGATGCGTCTTACGGATAATATTATAGGATTAGAAACGAAATGACTCGTTTGAAACATTCTATGTCGATCGGGACGATTCGCTATGCGAAATCTTAAATCGTTGACTTATTCGTTTTAGTTTTCGTAATTAGATGAAGCTTTGAGAAAGCCTTTGTTTGTTGAGAATCGAGAAATTGATAATgcaaaactaatattttaattgtgcaactttttgttactttttaattgagTTTATTGTTAATTGTACAACTGTTCTCTGTTTCTTAATTgagttttttgtgagaaaaatgtCATGGCTTAAATGTAGATCTAACGCAGGATAAATTAATCGACAGGTCAGTCCTCCAATCTTCATTATTCTATCGCAGTTACCTATTTAGTGGCGCCCGAGTTCTACTTATCTGAATTTGAGCTCAATCAGATCTCAATTGATTCGTTACACGTCTTGAGGGGCTTCGACGAAGAAAGAGATGAGGAAGGGAGAGATAGGAGGGTGTGGAGGGTTTAAAGACGGAGGGTTAGTCGACGCTTTCTCTCGATTTTCCCTCGTTTCGTTATCCTCATCTCGTTTCCGCGCTCTTCCATCGCTAATGCATCGTCGTTCAGCTCCGATAAATCTCGGAGCTTGAAGACCATACGGCGTAGGAatgttgaattaaattatgattcgACAAGCGGAAAAATTGCGCGGTAGTTGAACGAATCCGATTGGCATCTTCTTGCTAGGCGTGCAATACTTTGCATCACGAAATTCTTGTACTTTAAAcaaatctattatttaaaaaaatactattaaaaattgttacattttaagaaattgcaaatacattaggtaattttaaaatactatatattaCGACTCTATACATTTAAATGTAGGATACAAAAAAGACGAATGAAAGAAAGtaagatattgaaaattaattagaagatTTACTCTTGTaagttttattgtaaataaaatagtatttagGTAAAGAATGTAATACacatacaattattaaaatcctGGAACTTTATCTCGCGTTAAAATAGTCAAAAGCAAGTTTTTCCCTggataacttttttaaatatttttttgagatatattaTCTTGTGCAAagaatgcaatatttttatttcaagtaattatattatatctcgCAAAAGTTTGAAacagtgaaaataataaaattattactcgattactttaatttacatttaatctaatattagttattagtacttataattttatttctagagTTATATAAGTTTTATGAAGCTGAAGCTAAGCTaaagttttatgataaatatttttgttctcaATAAATGACGATAAGCAGTGCATAAAAGAGtataaaagtaagtaaaatGCTTTgtctttgttaatttaatgaagTATTAATCAATGAGAATGCACTGCGGTTGCAGGTACAAATGCAGTGTAGATAGGAAACAGTGAATGTTGCATTCTAACCGCATCGTAACTGCATCGACAACTAGTATATATTGTTAACTAATTGTTAtctattgatatatatatatatatatatatatatatatatcgaatgAGATTTATATATGTAGAGTAATAATGCATTTTGCGTGCGTTCTGTGTAATTGTGTTTTGCAGAATTATCGATATAAAACTCGTCgttagcaaataaaattattcacacaGCTAATCCTCTTTTAGCACagtgtcaaaatatatattctttctaaTGACActacatttttcaatatccttgtgttttttttatatatattcatgaaTTCTATATGAGAATtgcaaattatgtttaaagGTAAAAATTCATATCAtcaaatttatgcaatattttaagagCGGATTATACTGTATCGcactttgtttaaaaatattatactttgcAAAAAACAGTCATTATTTAACGTATTGCATTAtgtagtataaataattttatttttcaatttttaatttattctcattattatcatatataattaaattatttttattatatataattaaaaaataaatattaatttatttgattataatgttatcaaagagtaaattttctatttgtttgTTTAAGAGCTCTTTTAATTGGatcatttgtattaaaaaattgtatcgcATTTTCTGTGGATAAGATGAGTTAGTTtgtcttttgttatttttaaataggaGAGACATAGAACGTTTTTCAAGATATGACTTagttaacaaattaataatcgcATACTTGAGACTTACATAAAAGTGaatgaaagaatattattttagaagtCATTTTTAcagttgcaataaataataagctatatttgtttgtttataaatcaattataaaaatcatccGCATCCGGCTGAAACGAATCCTGTTCTgcgttttgaaaaataattacggaAGAGCTCCTCCGATATTAACATTGTCTCGGTTTATTCGCGCGTCGATAAACCAGAGCCCGTCTTTGCAGTTACTCCGGGGCGCGCCGCTATCGAGCTACCCCCCTTACCGTTCCCCTCTTAATCATATGACGTCATCGTACAACGCGCTTCTCCCATCGTTCGCCATCGCCACCTACGGCAGGTTGGTCGCCGCGAACGGCTACGTTGCAGTTTCAGTACGTTTGGTGCCGTTGCGAAGTGAGGTCACACGACATCGTCGTTTTACATGATTCGCGCTAGCGATATGGTCGCTCTTCGCGAAGCGTCGTGCGTCTCATCTCGCATCGCTTACTCCGATTTCGACGGCATCTGAATTTTAAACGCGATTTTTTTCATGAGTTTGTAGCGGTGAAGTTTTCTCGTGTGTCGTAGTGCATATCTTTGAAATTCGGTTTATCGCGTTCGGTGCTTCCTGGCGAAAAGTCAATGCGTGCATCTTTCTCCAGGCAATCGCAACGTGTTTTCGATCAATCCCTCGTCTTTTCGACAAATTGCTCTTGATTCTCAAGGATTGGTGATAATTCTGGAGCAACTGGGCGTCACTTGGAAAAATTGTGCATTTTTGACAATGTGTGTTGAGTAGATATATATTACGTCGCTGTCAGAAGAGCAGGAGTTTGTTAAATTTGGGGTTAGAATTGGAGATCATTTTCTgacattaaaaagtttttttacttGTGGATTGGAAGAGAGAGACATAATCATTGAAGTCACAAGAAGatctgaatattttaaagttcCAAAGTCCAGGatttcagaaatattgaaagtttaagttttaattatctGAAAGTTCAAAGTTAACATATCTAACTTATCAAGATTTAAATCATTAAACATATCAGGATTTAAAGGTCCGAAATACAGTTAATTCTGCTAAAGGTTTAAAGTCAGAGTCAAAACTCTCAATAATGCCCCAATTTCGAGAATGGAAAATTTGGACATTTAAAATTCGAAAGAATCGGCAATTGTAATACTTTAGGATCTAATCTGAAGAAAGTAATTATCCGATTATCTAAAGTGGAATTTGAGGCATTccagaagagagagagagagagagtcgtgAAACATTCCAGAAATTCAAAGATGAAACATTCGGTGAtctaaacaataaaaaatttgatatttggGTGTTCGGATTTTACAGTCATCGAAAAATCCACTTATTTCGTGAGCTTAATCAAAAGTAGAACATTTCGCTGGTTCAGCATCCACGCATTCTCGCAAAAGGCGCTTACTATCGTAAGCGAAAGTGAACGGAGAGGAGGCTACAACACGATCGAGAGTGAAACGGGTCTCCGCGCGGATAGGTGTTCGTTTGTGGACGAGGTAAAACGAGCCGTTCATATCATCCAGCATCCGGGCGGCTACTTTTCGCGTTAACAACGACGGGCAAGTGACACTTTGATATCTTGATTCCCCGATGCCTAGATCAACCCGTGGACGCTTGTAGATCAGGCAATCACGTCGATCTCTCGTTGAAAGACGGATAGGGCGATCACGGTGGGACTGATCGTTGAAGGAGCGATAAAACATGTCGAGGCTGTTGAAAGGAGAGCCGACGGGCGGTTGTGTGATTGGCTCGTGCGCGGATCGGGGATCGTATTAGCCCGACTGGCAGTGACGCATGTCGTAAGCCACGTGAGAGCGATAGAGAACGACGCGGTGGACGTCACGCAGGATCGGGATtcacggagagagagaaagagagagagcgagagtgaaagaaagaaagagatagagagagagagagaaagagactaATCGGAGCAAGAAGCAGGCCCGGCGACAAGCCTCCTATTTTGCCTACCGGAAGTCCCATATATGCCCATACACGCGCGTAAAACGGTAAATAATTGTagatctatatatatacactataTATAACTATCGCTCAGATCtcatagatataaatttttataggtTTTTAATGTTTGCAAATACATGAAGTGTTTTAGGTTTTAATTCAAagattttatactttttttcttcggttttctgaatttttgattttaatagaaattttttattttgcaactctCAATTGTGATTAATTAATGAACTCGATAGATGTTGAATATGATGTTCAATAGACAAATTAACATATTCAACAATTGAATAAGGTTTTGaacatttaatgaatttatgaAACTACACAATTAACACAACAAAGCATTGGATTAATCGAGAAACATGGTAGCGTcaaatgtatatgtgtataatagtGCAATAACCTCGCGGGGTATTCATTGTCACTATCTCCGAGTTTCTCTCTCGGAAACTATTTTgtctaattatttaactatatatttgactaaatatttttgaacctCGTATCACAGTATCGTAGATCATAGaacaatttaacattttggctgtcttgtttattaaaacttgcgtattatgaaaaatttttgcttctACTATTCAAATAAGTCAAAATATAAGAGAAACTCGTACTTCAAATTCAAGTTCaagagtattaaaaaaattttgatagagAATCTTCAATGGGtcttatcaaatttttgaCTCGCGTAGAGTTCCGCGTGCATAATGCATTGAGAATCACTGCTTTATGTGGGAcatcttatataatatatgatatcGATTATCTATGTCCGAGTTTGACTCCGCCATAGTAACTGCGGAATAAATTAAGCGTAGaatggaaattttaataatacgcCGGAAGCGGTGCCGGGCTGAGGAGCGGCTAACAGTTCGCCCGATAGGGAAGAATAACCTCGGTGGCGTGCGACAGACTTAGCGATGCGTGAAATTGGGTAAAAACGAATCGACGACGGCCAATCCGGCAGAAGCAGAATCATTCGTGAAACACGATGGATCTCACACGAGTTGCGCGGGTGACATTGGGATAAGGGGGTGGAGGGAATAACACGCTCGAGGGCGGAAAAGCGCAGAGGGGAATCATTCGCGAGGCTATAAATACGCTACCGGGTAGACGGAGATTGTACCGGATGGCGTAATTGAATTAGAGCAGAGACGAGCGCATAAAACCAGCTGGCATTCGCGGCTCTTCATTCACCATTGGAAACGTACTGATGACGCGGAACGCTTGCTGAATGCAGGTGCTGTGAAAAATTCGTAGTAAAAGTTTGAACGGAAGTCATGCGCTAAAAGAATGCGTGGAAAAATTATGCTGTCTTTTTAAAATCGTGGCAGGCACAATGATAACACGGGAAGACttgtctaaatatttttacatgctTCCTGATGCTTCTATTCTTGGAGAATGTTTAAAGCGTTCTGTTATCCTTTGTAgctatgtatattatttatgcagcattttttatttttacaaaaaattcttgCACACAAACATTCTTCTAATCACATTAACGAAGTCAAATTGTTTCGTAATTATTTGCggccattttttaattactttatgttctttttctttttcgaagtAAAAGCGATTGAGAGAGAAGCGTGGTGCTAACAAGAACAAATATAAAccatatttgcaattgctacATTTTTCAAGTCGAATGCGTCGAATCGCATCTGTAATAGCGCCAAATAATATTGcctttacattataaaataactgaaGACTAAGTttcttaaaatgttataaacttttttctcatttctatgttatttctttttcaaaactgTGTCGCTTGTTTAAGATGCGTTAATAACTGCTCGTGCGAATGTTTTAAGGAAAAAATTTAGGGattatctttgaaaaataaaatctgctCGTGTGCGAAATGGAGGTACATACATGGTGGCATGTATACGACATTGTCAAGCCCCTTGCAAAAACCAATAACCTCAGTGTACGTCGGGTACCAGTAGTTTATGGTCACTGAGTGTGCGCGTGTGAGAGAAAGAGGACAAGAGAAGGACAGAGAAtaagagagggaaagagagatgaATCAGAGGTGTAGTTGAAAATGCGGGTGAGAGAGatgaaacgaaaaaaaaaagaaagaaggcaCGGTGCCGTTCGACAAACGTAGGGAACATCGCTTAACCTTTGAACTTGTTTGTAACTACTGTAACGATCACCGAGTGATCGAAATCACGTTAAGACGAAACAGGCTGACAATTCGTAGAAATAAAGTTAGTTTGGCGTTTGTTTTGTTGAactaattttttgataaattttaattagcttGGTGAAATAGAATTTGTATATTATCCGTTATTGATctcattgtataaattatagaaaacatatttttctatctgtGCTAGACGATAAATTCTTAatgcacatatatatttttcaattagagcaaattttaaattaattctgcaCGAGTGTTATAAATCTGTTTGAATTATTTAGCTGGCCAtgtttgaaacaaaaaaaaattagattgtttataatatataaagaagcATTA from Linepithema humile isolate Giens D197 chromosome 2, Lhum_UNIL_v1.0, whole genome shotgun sequence encodes:
- the LOC105674885 gene encoding purine nucleoside phosphorylase isoform X1 yields the protein MPFPDTMNGHDSFPAVKRSTNNDVQLNSKHARYTYTFETLQESAKYLLDRIKIRPKIGIICGSGIGSYEQNELCPGSLAESLLDKQCFPYEEIPHFPVSTVKGHTGQMVFGYLQGVPVMCMQGRFHYYEGYPLWKCAMPVRVMKLVGVTHLIATNAAGGLNPTYKVGDIMIVKDHVNMMGFAGNNPLQGPNDDRFGPRFPPMNKAYNAALREIGEQVAEEMGIKGIVHKGVYTCLGGPNFETVAELKMLRMIGVDAVGMSTVHEVITARHCDLTVFAFSLITNQCVTDYEDLGEANHEEVMDVGKAQQSLLQEFVSKIVMRLTDNIIGLETK
- the LOC105674885 gene encoding purine nucleoside phosphorylase isoform X2; protein product: MPFPDTMNGHDSFPAVKRSTNNDVQLNSKHARYTYTFETLQESAKYLLDRIKIRPKIGIICGSGIGSLAESLLDKQCFPYEEIPHFPVSTVKGHTGQMVFGYLQGVPVMCMQGRFHYYEGYPLWKCAMPVRVMKLVGVTHLIATNAAGGLNPTYKVGDIMIVKDHVNMMGFAGNNPLQGPNDDRFGPRFPPMNKAYNAALREIGEQVAEEMGIKGIVHKGVYTCLGGPNFETVAELKMLRMIGVDAVGMSTVHEVITARHCDLTVFAFSLITNQCVTDYEDLGEANHEEVMDVGKAQQSLLQEFVSKIVMRLTDNIIGLETK